AACGGCACGATGATGGTGCAGGGGCAAAAGCGCGTCACGCTCAACCGCGGCGACGAATTCGTCCGCATCAAGGGATTGGTCCGCACCGCCGACATCGACGCCGACAACCGCGTCCTGTCGACGCGCGTCGCCGACGCGCAGATCGCCTACACCGGCAAGGGCGACGTCGCGCGCGCCAGCCGGCAAGGCTGGCTCAGCCGCTTCTTCTCCGTCATCAGCCCGTTCTGATGCATTTTCGCCCGATGGTTAGCGGTTCGGTAACCATGTCGGCGGCAGGATCGCAATCATGACCATCCGAGCGCTCTTCCTCAGCCTGGCGATGCTGCTGTTCGCAGCGAGCCCCGCCCATGCCGACCGGATCAAGGATCTGGGCGGGTTCCAGGGCATCCGTGCCAACCAGCTGACGGGATACGGCGTCGTCGTCGGCCTGCCGGGCACGGGCGACGACAATCTGGAATATACCGTCCAGTCGCTCAAGGCCGTCGCCTCGCGCTTCGGGCTGCAGCTGCCGCCGGGCGTCAATCCGGGCATGAAGAACGCCGCGGTGGTGATGGTCACCGCCGAACTGCCGCCCTTCGCCAAGCCCGGCCAGCGGCTCGACATCACCGTCGCCTCGATGGGCAAGGCGAAGTCCTTGCGCGGCGGCAGCCTGGTGCTGACGCCGCTGCTCGGCGCGGACGGCCAGATCTATGCGATGGCGCAGGGCAATCTCGCGGTCGGCGGCCTCGGCGCGGAGGGCGCGGACGGGTCGAAGATCGTCGTCAACGTCCCCTCCGTCGGCCGCATTCCCGAAGGCGCGAGCGTCGAACGCACCGTCGCCACCGGCTTCGACACCGCGCCGCGGCTGACCTTCAACCTGCAGCGCGCCGATTTCACGACCGCGCAGAACGTCGCCGCCGCGATCAACAAGACGCTCGGTTTCGGCACCGCGGAGGCGATCGACGCCGTATCTGTCGCGGTGCGCGCGCCGCCGGGGGCGGACGTGCGCGCCGCACTGATGTCGACGATCGAGAACCTCGACGTCGTCGCCGCAGAGCCGCCCGCAAAAGTAATCGTAAATGCGCGCACCGGAACGGTCGTTATATCCTCTGCGGTCAGGGTGGGTCCTGCCGCGGTGACGCACGGCAAGCTGACCGTGCGCATCGACGAGAACCAGAAGATCAGCCAGCCCGCGCCGTTCAGCCAGGGCCAGACCGCGGTGCAGCAACGCTCCAACATCGCGGTCGAGGAGGAGAAGAAGCCGATGTTCCTGCTCGCGCCCGGACCCAAACTCGCCGATGTGGTGAAGGCGGTCAACGCGATCGGTGCGTCGCCGGCGGACCTCGTCGCGATCCTCGAGGCGCTGAAGGAAGCCGGCAGCCTCAAGGCGGAGCTGATCGTCCTGTGAGCGACGCGATCCCCTCGACGAGCGCGATCCAGCCGACCGGCATCCA
This portion of the Sphingomonas sp. FARSPH genome encodes:
- a CDS encoding flagellar basal body P-ring protein FlgI, which produces MTIRALFLSLAMLLFAASPAHADRIKDLGGFQGIRANQLTGYGVVVGLPGTGDDNLEYTVQSLKAVASRFGLQLPPGVNPGMKNAAVVMVTAELPPFAKPGQRLDITVASMGKAKSLRGGSLVLTPLLGADGQIYAMAQGNLAVGGLGAEGADGSKIVVNVPSVGRIPEGASVERTVATGFDTAPRLTFNLQRADFTTAQNVAAAINKTLGFGTAEAIDAVSVAVRAPPGADVRAALMSTIENLDVVAAEPPAKVIVNARTGTVVISSAVRVGPAAVTHGKLTVRIDENQKISQPAPFSQGQTAVQQRSNIAVEEEKKPMFLLAPGPKLADVVKAVNAIGASPADLVAILEALKEAGSLKAELIVL